TTGTCGTGCACGTAGTTGTTGTACGCGCGAGTAAGCGCCACCAAATAATCGTCGTCCGTTATGACCGAATACGCTAGCAGCGTGGTTGGGAACAAGACCATGGTCTCCATGTTCCCTTCCTTAGCGGTCTTCAGCCAGTCCTTCTGCGTGGGAAACCCCTCCGGCCCATTGGCCCCCAGCTTGCCGCCCAGCGTCACGTCAAACCACGTGTGGATAGCCGTTATTCCGCCGCCGATAGTCCCCTTCTTATCTGGATAGTATCGATGGATCCGCTTTTTTATCTCCCCATACGGGCCTTCCATGTACTTAATCAGGTCCTGCTCAGGCTCGTTTATATGGCCGTCCGAGTCGATTACGCCGTAGGGTATGTTCACTTTCATCTCGTATTCTCCTGTGTCGCCATATTGGAATTGCAAGACCACAATACGTCGAATCTCAGAGGCTTGCTGACGTAAGTTTACTCGATGCCTTTAGTGTGTCAAGCTTCGTAACCGAACTCTATATCTATCCAGCCAGGTCGTACATCATGCAGAGTGGCGCAACCTCCCATCTTCCAATAGACTCATGCCACTCAATTCTCTCTTTCTAGGAGACGCTCAATGGATCTCAAACTTCAAGGTAAAGTCGTCCTCATATCCGGCGGCAGCAAGGGTATCGGCCTCGCCACCGCCCGCGCCTTCGCCGACGAGGGCGCCAGCGTCGCCATCTGCGGCCGTACCCCTGCCGACCTCCAGGCCGCCCAGCAGGAATTATCCAGGCGAGGCGTCAAGATAGCCGCTGTCCAGGCCGATATCTCCACCCCCGCTGGCGCTGCCAAGTTCATCGACGACAGCGCCTCCCAGCTAGGCGGCATCGACGTCCTCGTAAACAACGCCGGCGGCGGCTTCGGCGGCAGGTCCGTCCTCACCACCACCGATGAGGAGTGGCAGAAGACCTACGATTTAAACCTTTTCCAGGCTGTCCGGCTTACCCGCCTCGCCGTCCCCCACATGCAGCGTAAAGGTTCCGGCGCCATTATCAACGTCGCCTCCATCTCCGGCTGGTCGCCCCAACTGGCCGGTACACCCCAGTACGGCTCCGCCAAAGCCGCCCTAATCTTTCTCACCGAGCGTATCGCCCTGGAATTGAACCAGTACAATATACGAGTCAACGTCGTCTCGCCCGGCTCCATCCAGCGCACTCAAGGCTGGGACCGCTTCAAGCGCGAAAACCCCGCCGCCTTCGATAGGTATGTTCGCGACGGTTTCCCCATGGGCCGCCTCGGCAACCCTGAAGAGGTCGCCGACGTTATCGTGTACCTCGCCTCCCACCGCGCCCACTGGATCAATGGCCGCCACGTCCCCGTCGACGGCCTGGAGCAGCCCGTCCCCGTCCATGAGCGCCGCCCCTGGTAAATATTTACATAACAAAGCCGAAACTCGTCGAAACTAGCCTTTAAAATGCTTGTTGCCTTGCATGCCCCCTGTCTACCCTTAGTACAACTGCTTTCTACCCACCCTCATCTAAAGGAGCTAGACATGGGCGTCACCATCTCCCAAGCTGCGACTACCCTCGGCGTGTCGGAAAAGACTGTCCGGCGTCGCATCAAAAGCGGCACCCTCCCCGCCGCCCTCGTCGGCGACCCTCCCCACTACGAAATCGACGCCGAGATCGTCAGAGGTCTTCAGACCCAAAATCTCCAGGATGACGCCCACGATGATGACGACGCCGACTTTGACAAAGGTTACCTGTCCTTAATTCATATCCTTCAGGACCAGCTTCAGGAAAAGGACCGGCAGATCAAAGAGCTGCACATCCTCCTCCAGGGCTCCCAGGAAAACTACAGCCGAATGCTCACCTCAGGCAACGGCCACAAAAAACACTGGTGGTGGCCCTTTAAGTAACCGTGACTGCTCCTTAGTTGCAAGCCTTTCTAGCCTTAAATAGAATAGGGGTAATTTAGCAGCCGCTTATAGCGGCAATAGGGGGTAGCCGTGAACAACACTTCAACCATCACCGAAAACCGCTTCTCCAGAGTCTTCGGCGCACCCAAAGAGCGCACCGTCGCCAAGGTCAAGGACGCCATGTCCCAGGTCGTCATGGACTTTATAGCCCGTTCGCCCTTCCTCGTCATGGCCACCAGCGACCCCTCAGGCAACTGCGACGCCTCCCCCAAGGGCGGTAAGCCCGGCTTCGTCCGTGTCCTCGATGACAGACGTCTCATCATCCCCGACGTCGCCGGCAACAAGCTCTTCCAGTCCTACCTAAACATGAACGATAACCCCCACGTCGGCCTCGTCTTCCTCATCCCTGGCTGCAACGATACCGTCCGCGTCAACGGTCGAGTCTCCATCCTCTCAGCCCAGGAGTTGGAAAAGCTGAACATCCAACTCTCCATCAGCAACCCCGACGACAACTCCATCCAGCTTCAGGGCATCCTGGTCGACGTGGATGAGTCCTACACCCACTGTCCCCGCGCCCTCAAGTTCGCCGAGCTCTGGAACATCGACAACATCAAGGACTGGCAAGCCGCGAGCAGCCGCCGACCCGCCTAAGTGTCCCTTGTCCTTTATACACGCCGCTTTATATAACTGCCTTCTTAAACAGCATATATCAAGCGAATAGCCTATAATTTATAACGTTGGGGCTGTAGCTCAGTTGGGAGAGCACATGCTTTGCAAGCATGGGGTCACGGGTTCGAATCCCGTCAGCTCCACCAGCTAATTAACTTCCGTACTTAAGAAACCCTGGAATTTTCAAGAATTGCGGCAGGCATTTCTATCATCATTTTTGCCGCCGATTGTTCTCCAACCAGGCTTTTTAGTTCGTCAAACCCCTTTCTTAAATCCGGTCCCCGTGGTCCTTCAGGCCTATGGGTGTCTGACGCGACTACATGGACAAGCCCCCTCTTTATCAGGACTTGCGCAGCCTTCTTGGCCTTGCTTCCAAAGCTGCCCACTGGACTTCCTGCGGTGACCTGCGCTAACACTCCCCGGCTCACGGGCCCAGTCAAAAGTTCAGGCTTCTCCTGTAGTTGTTGTCGCCGCTCTGCATGAGCAATGATAGGCCGTAACCCTTTGAGTTGAAGTTTGAATAATACATCTTCCCAATAAATGGGCAGGGCACTATGCGGCAGCTCCACTAAGATATAGCCAGAGTTATTTATAGTTAAAGCGTTGCCCCTATCAAACTGTTCTGGCGGGTTCAAATCCAGAACATTTTCCATGCCAGGAACTATTTTTATAGATAGACCCGCGCGCTCAACAAACTCGTTCAAGTTTTGGCACAGTTTCAATAGGTGCCCCACATCAGGCCAGAGCGCCTTCACGCCGCCGTGTGTCGTAGCTGCCATGACTGATGTGCCGGACGCAGCCGCAACCCTTAGGATACACACGGAAGCGTCCAGAGTCTGTGGTCCATCGTCCACCGCGGGTAGAATATGGGTGTGAATGTCTACAAACCCATTGGCAAGCCTATAGTTGTTCGTCATAAGGTTACTAGGTCACAAGGCGGCAACCCCGACCCAACATCCATCTGTTTAGGGTATTCTGGATGTTATATGGTGCGGTGCTCATCCCGCCTGAAACTATATAACCAATTATGCTTTTCGGCTCTCCGCAGAGTGGGAGTAATAATAGCAGGGCCGCCAGCTTAGCAGCGTCTCCTTCCAATTCAGCCTTGCGGACCCCGCCGCTGGTTCCATCACCCGCACAGGAGTATTTACGGCAGGCCTGTCAGCCGGTACCTATCGAGATTCCGTCGTGGTACAGGACGTAGACAGGGCCACCGGCGCGGTTATGGAGGGTAAGGCCACAGTGGCTATTTTTCAGACGGGGCAGAATAGGACGCCCGCCTCCTTGAGAGTCTTCCCTACGGCGCTAGTCGTGGAGCAGCGCGAGAACATCCAATTGGCCGCTTATGCGGTGGACGCCAATGGCCTTCTGGTGCCGGGAACTTCCATTGCCTGGGAGCTTTTAGATTCCAGGGCTGGCTCCCTGACAAGCCTGGGCCGCTTCTCCGCGGGCAATCGAAGTGGCAGTTTCCCGGACTCCATCAAAGCGTCCATACTCAACACCTACATCCAGGTCATCTTAGATGTTCAAATCATAGACCCCCTCCAGCGAGAAACCCAACCCTTCGCCTCCATATCGCCCCAGGTAGTGACTGTCATCCCAGGCCAGCCTGTGGAGTTCGTTGCCACTGCCTTAGACTCCAGGGGCCGAGTTATTACTCCACTTCATGTTACCTGGCGGCTGGAAAGCAGTCGGGCGGGCACTCTATCTGCAGGCGGCAGATTCGTCGCCGCCGACGCCCCGGGTATATACGATAACTTGGTTAGGGCGCACATCAACGCGCCCGACTATGAAGGCGGCTATTCCACCAGGGCTTCCGCCACCGTCATCGTCACCCAGCCTCCCACAACCGACTCCGGCCTCGGCCCCGCCCTGCAGCCCGCCATATTCCCGGCCCGTGTGGAGCTGTCCCCCGGCCAATCGGAGACCTTCGTTATCGTTGGGACCGACGATGCGGGCCTCCCTCTGCACAATTTGAAAGTTCAATGGCGTCTCGCCTCGCCGGAGCTTGGCCAGATAAGCGCCAATGGCCGGCTGACCGCCGGCAGCGCCCCGGGTATGTATGCGGACGCCATTGTGGCTGAGATAGAAGTCCCTTCACCCAACGGGACCACCATCAAGGAGGCCAGGGCTGCGTTAGTGGTAAGAGGCCCCCTTGATCGTGTCGAAGTCAGGCCTGGGTTCGCTGAAGTCGGGCGCAATGGACGCTTTCAGTTCCTCGCCGTCGCCTTCGATGCCAACGGCGTCAGCCTCCCAAACGTCCAATTCCAATGGGACATGGCGGACTCGAGCGCAGGCAGCATTGACCAGCGCGGCCTCTTTACGGCGTCGGGATCGCCTGGCTCCTACAATGACGCCGTCAGAGTCAAAGCCGTCCAACTGCTGGAAGTGGAGTGACCCCCGTAACATCTGCTTTGTTTGCTCTGGGCATTACAAGTTGGACAGGATAGTCTGGGCCCTTCTGACTTCTGTCTGGCTACTTTCTTATAGTGACTCACACTAAGGCCTTGCCTTATGAAAAACCATGAGCCTTTTGGGCGGAAGGGACTTGGAGTCTCGTCTGGTTCTCCCTCTTCTCCTATTGCAAAGAGCCTGTCCTGAGTACCCCCGAAGGAATAAGAGGGGGATAGAGCCTGCCCTGAGCTTGTCGAAGGGGGGTGATGAGGTGATCCTATTCTTCTCTTCCCCTTCCAGCAGGCTGTACTCAGTCCCGGTGCAGTCGGGGAAGGGGCCAGGGGATGGTATCCCGATTAAGACCAGACATGTATTGTGCGCCACACGTCTTGAATGTGGGGGTTAGAAATCATCCAGAGGTTATCAATGGAACGAGATATGAGACGTGTACTAGTTGCTGTGAGACGTCTCCAGGCAATCTCCATAGTAAGAGGAATAGACCTGCCCCAAACCTACAAACGCGACGCGCGTTTCCTCAGCAGCGTCAGCCTCTCCTTAGCCATATCAATCGCCGGCACCGGCGAAGGATCAACACCCTGCAAGATCGCCAGGTAATAGCTTGCGTAGTCCCCCAGAAGCACCGTTGAAAGTATCTGGCTCGGCGGCGTCCCGCCATGTCCCTCAACTACCCTGTAGCCTATGCCGCGCTCCCGTAAAAACTCCTCCGCAATCATATAACGATGCTCCAACTCCTCACCCAAGCATCCAGGCTTCAACAGGACAATAAAAGCCTCTCGTCCTACGTGGGACGGAAGGGAATACCCCTGTATCGAATTGTGCTGCGCCTCGGGTAAGATTTCAAAGAAAGCCCACGACTTAGCGTTCTCGTTTAACTGCGTCTTCCACCGCCTGGCCACCCCGCTGAAAATCCCCGCTCCATACACCACTATAAGGCGGTCTCTGACCTCCCGAGCCAGCCTCTTGGCCGCATTGGCGGACGTTGGGTTCTCCACCGCCAGATTAGGAGCAAATCCATCCAGTTCAGCCAGCGCGGACATCAACTCCGATGACTTATCACTGATAAGGCCAAGCTTCATAAGCAGCCCCAGGGGGACAAGGAAACTGTATCCAAAGGCGCTGCGAGGTTCGCCCTTGTAGTTGATTTCGAATAATGGAACGCCGCATCTCTTTGACTCTTCCCTTAACGTTCCTCCCGTGGTGATAGACACTACTTTGCACTTCTTGCTGACCGCTTGCCTGAAGGCGGAAAGGGCCTCCCTCGTCTCGCCCGAGTTGCTGCAAACAAGAACTAAAGTGTTCTCGTCGGCGAAATGTGGAATGCTGTAATCCCGGCACACCATCATCGGCAATTCGATTTCTGACGACACCAGGTCCGCCGCAAGCTCCCCGCCAATGGACGACCCCCCCATCCCTGCGACAACCACCCTGTTTACCTTCGCATACTTGGCCGGAATCTCGAATGCCTGAACCCTGTTCCAGGCTTCGCGGCACTGGGCTGGGAATTTACGTAGCCGCTCCCTCATTCCGGACGGGTCTTTGGAAAGATACGCTTCCGGCGTATCCAGACTATCGGAATTATTGATTCCCAATTTGTGTGTCTTAGCGTTGCTTAGTATGGGGTCCCGTCCCGAATAGTAGCTGGCTGCAAAACGGCTTGTATGATAACACACGGGTTATCCAATCGTAGCTGTTTGGCACGCCCTCTTTTATGAATTCCGGGCTCCTTTAGGCGTGACAAACCAGGTGCCGCCAAGTCTCTTTCCGATCCTCTTACTCCGCCGCCTGAACTCTCGACACCAGCCTCCCCTGCCTATCGTTAACCTCTTCCAGCATCGACTTCGCGTGCGTGCTAGACTCCATCGATATCGACGCCTCCAGCGCCTCCGCCGACTCGTCCATCTGTCCCAGGTCCCTTAAAGCCCACCCCAGCAGATACAATGTCTGCGCCTTCGACGATGCGTCACTCGCCAATGAGGTCGAGGTTTGCAGCGTGGCCAACGCTGCCTTCGGCTGCCTCGCCTGTAACTGTGCAGAAGCCAGCACCGTGTGCGACTGCCAGTACTTCGGCAGCAGTTGTGCCAGGACTTCGTAATTTCGGACCGACTTCTCATGCCACCTCGCGTCCATCTGCGCTATATAAGACGCGAACTCTCCCAACCTTGCCCACACCCTGTGGTCCATCGGATTGTACGCCACTGCGGCCTCTAGCCCCTTATACCCCTCCGTCAGCAGTCTCAACTTCTCCTGTCGATTTTTTGTTTCGTCGCTCAGCCTTTTGAGCGCCAGCGCCCTCCTGATCTGGTAGGGCCCCACGTCTGGAGTCAGCCTCACCGACTTGTCGATTTGTATCGCGCTGGCCGGCAGGTCCCCCGACTCAAGGCTCCTCTCTGACGATGCTGCCCCCATCGCTGCTTGCAAATGGTTGATGTTGGTCTGCCACACAAAGACCAGACACCCTACAGTCGCCGCCACGCCTACCCCCAGCTTCCAGTGCGTAACTTGGACCGACCGCTGAGGCTTCAATGGACTCGTTTGCGATTTGACTACGCCTGTCATGCCGGCCATCGCTATTGCCGCCACGCCCAGACCGGATAGCGCCCAGAACATAGACGTATCCGCCACCCGCGGGACACCCACCAGTTGCTCCACCGTCCGGCCCATCACGATTGAGCAAGTAAGAATCAGGGCCGATTGCAGCCAGACAGGATAAACTGCCCCTCGACTTCTCAGCAGCCAGACCAAACACGCCAGGCTAAGCGACATCAAGAACGCTAGACGGCTCATGAGGCCTAATATCCCCAGTTCCGCCAAGTCCTGCAGTATAAAATTGTGCGCATGGCCCGCCCTGCCGCTCGTTGTGTGCGATGTCTCGGCCAGCGGCAGCACATAGTCCAACGATTCCGG
This portion of the SAR202 cluster bacterium genome encodes:
- a CDS encoding bifunctional phosphoglucose/phosphomannose isomerase; its protein translation is MGINNSDSLDTPEAYLSKDPSGMRERLRKFPAQCREAWNRVQAFEIPAKYAKVNRVVVAGMGGSSIGGELAADLVSSEIELPMMVCRDYSIPHFADENTLVLVCSNSGETREALSAFRQAVSKKCKVVSITTGGTLREESKRCGVPLFEINYKGEPRSAFGYSFLVPLGLLMKLGLISDKSSELMSALAELDGFAPNLAVENPTSANAAKRLAREVRDRLIVVYGAGIFSGVARRWKTQLNENAKSWAFFEILPEAQHNSIQGYSLPSHVGREAFIVLLKPGCLGEELEHRYMIAEEFLRERGIGYRVVEGHGGTPPSQILSTVLLGDYASYYLAILQGVDPSPVPAIDMAKERLTLLRKRASRL
- a CDS encoding pyridoxamine 5'-phosphate oxidase family protein, encoding MNNTSTITENRFSRVFGAPKERTVAKVKDAMSQVVMDFIARSPFLVMATSDPSGNCDASPKGGKPGFVRVLDDRRLIIPDVAGNKLFQSYLNMNDNPHVGLVFLIPGCNDTVRVNGRVSILSAQELEKLNIQLSISNPDDNSIQLQGILVDVDESYTHCPRALKFAELWNIDNIKDWQAASSRRPA
- a CDS encoding helix-turn-helix domain-containing protein, with the translated sequence MGVTISQAATTLGVSEKTVRRRIKSGTLPAALVGDPPHYEIDAEIVRGLQTQNLQDDAHDDDDADFDKGYLSLIHILQDQLQEKDRQIKELHILLQGSQENYSRMLTSGNGHKKHWWWPFK
- a CDS encoding SDR family oxidoreductase; its protein translation is MDLKLQGKVVLISGGSKGIGLATARAFADEGASVAICGRTPADLQAAQQELSRRGVKIAAVQADISTPAGAAKFIDDSASQLGGIDVLVNNAGGGFGGRSVLTTTDEEWQKTYDLNLFQAVRLTRLAVPHMQRKGSGAIINVASISGWSPQLAGTPQYGSAKAALIFLTERIALELNQYNIRVNVVSPGSIQRTQGWDRFKRENPAAFDRYVRDGFPMGRLGNPEEVADVIVYLASHRAHWINGRHVPVDGLEQPVPVHERRPW